Proteins encoded in a region of the Corallococcus caeni genome:
- a CDS encoding AEC family transporter — MGQVIGLLGVCLVLGVLARASGRFPGGTAPAFNAFILNVSLPALVLRAMHRLEFAPGLMVAAVAPWLLFGGAVLFLRLLGPRLGLSRDSVTALILTAGLGNTAFVGLPMATALLGPASVPVAVVVDQLGSFMVLATLATLTAARAHAQAAVSARGLVRKVLVFPPFQALVVALVLRPFAFPDWLEAVLQRLGDLLTPLALFIVGFQLRLQGLRPRVPALVLGLSYKLVLAPLAVLGLLTFVPGLSLVVRQATVLQIAMAPMVTAAILAAEHELDPELAVLMVGVGIPLSFLSAPLLVSLVH, encoded by the coding sequence ATGGGGCAGGTCATCGGACTCCTGGGGGTGTGCCTGGTGCTGGGCGTGCTGGCGCGTGCGAGCGGCCGGTTCCCGGGTGGGACGGCGCCCGCGTTCAACGCCTTCATCCTCAACGTGTCCCTGCCCGCGCTGGTGCTGCGCGCCATGCACCGGCTGGAGTTCGCGCCCGGGCTGATGGTGGCCGCCGTGGCGCCGTGGCTGCTCTTCGGGGGGGCGGTGCTGTTCCTGCGGCTGCTCGGGCCCCGGCTGGGCCTGTCACGCGATTCGGTGACGGCGCTCATCCTCACCGCGGGGCTGGGCAATACGGCCTTCGTGGGCCTGCCCATGGCCACGGCGCTGCTGGGGCCCGCGAGCGTGCCGGTGGCGGTGGTGGTGGATCAGCTGGGCTCGTTCATGGTGCTGGCGACGCTCGCCACGCTGACGGCGGCGAGGGCCCACGCCCAGGCGGCGGTGTCCGCGCGTGGGCTCGTGCGCAAGGTGCTGGTGTTCCCCCCGTTCCAGGCGCTGGTGGTGGCGCTGGTGCTGCGGCCCTTCGCCTTCCCGGACTGGCTGGAGGCGGTGCTGCAGCGGCTGGGCGACCTGCTCACGCCGCTGGCGCTGTTCATCGTGGGCTTCCAGCTGCGGCTCCAGGGGTTGCGTCCGCGCGTACCGGCGCTCGTGCTGGGGCTGTCCTACAAGCTGGTGCTCGCGCCGCTGGCGGTGCTGGGCCTGCTGACGTTCGTGCCGGGGTTGTCGCTGGTGGTGAGGCAGGCCACGGTGCTTCAAATCGCCATGGCGCCCATGGTGACGGCGGCCATCCTGGCCGCCGAGCACGAGCTGGATCCGGAGCTGGCGGTGCTGATGGTGGGCGTGGGCATTCCGCTGTCGTTCCTCAGCGCGCCGCTGCTCGTGTCCCTGGTGCACTGA